One Rhizoctonia solani chromosome 2, complete sequence DNA segment encodes these proteins:
- a CDS encoding alpha/beta hydrolase family protein: MPRLKTRMIWSVLIVATWVEVALAYSINATIYDTNTAHVTYSDTPIACKRWVNSWLFWKVCDSWVEPWAPSTYHLQGKVSTLHSSLNHQTASLSVDFKGTDVWVYGPPLSQLTKLQPDYKICLYENYPFSPKPECYQVNIIRAYYASKDENKPVVVFARGRLQHRQHRIEISVADPTNDLQAYDGIKFSHVVYTTKRPTHWPVEEDRWRYAEVVMHDTHPLLSYFPPTTSDPLAKTPAWLAKVHTADDGTVTSWHELRSHNEGGQDHLRVVTKIKAGAVAVYGAPRLCEVVDLKTIYANHQQKYRVKREPVLLWRSDVLDSSRETLISIRQVKASTGTGTVFPFKSINYFEAQEYAHPVPRVAIGKLENITITNDDRSISYNPTQLCDKRVSRCDPWTHSWIRREVGPLGSKSSFQSTIWNHRAEMDPHIILSFKGSALYLYGAPNAYAARPLASQHVCINNMCRVIDVEQAYLHSLRDTESTSITTAQKPNSVQGDTASLSIPHPELEPVLIWSITGLDDKILHTFRLALASIPVPLNAEMTFAKILYTEVSYRYGKERPDPPAPKPDHAYTGPPQPPYAIKWNPLDHKAPPPFSINPSPPQGSLSPLLLTIIVLVVLYVCLSLGLGLWRHKGDETQPLLSSSPPHRDPTPSYSYETPRVRLPRSPSTDALNAADDLPAYSSTTSTTSGQRR, from the exons ATGCCTCGTCTGAAAACCAGAATGATCTGGAGTGTGTTAATAGTAGCTACTTGGGTTGAGGTTGCTCTTGCTTACAGCATTAACGCTACTATCTATGATACCAATACTGCTCATGTCACCTACTCGGATACACCCATCGCCTGTAAGCGTTGGGTAAACAGCTGGTTGTTCTGGAAGGTTTGCGATTCGTGGGTGGAACCCTGGGCACCCAGCACCTACCACTTGCAAGGCAAAGTATCCACTTTGCACTCTAGCTTGAACCACCAAACTGCATCATTAAGTGTTGATTTCAAAG GAACCGACGTCTGGGTGTATGGTCCTCCATTGAGCCAATTAACTAAACTCCAACCCGATTACAAAATTTGCTTATACGAAAATTATCCCTTCTCACCGAAGCCTGAGTGCTATCAAGTCAATATTATTAGGGCCTATTATGCTAGCAAAGATGAAAACAAACCTGTTGTTGTGTTTGCTCGCGGACGACTTCAGCATCGTCAACATCGAATCGAGATTTCGGTCGCTGACCCTACAAATGATCTCCAAGCCTATGACGGGATTAAATTTTCTCATGTGGTGTATACAACTAAACGTCCTACACATTG GCCAGTAGAGGAGGATCGATGGCGATACGCGGAGGTTGTGATGCACGATACACATCCTTTGCTTTCCTACTTTCCTCCAACCACTTCGGATCCATTGGCTAAAACGCCCGCGTGGTTGGCAAAGGTGCATACCGCTGATGATGGGACTGTTACCTCCTGGCACGAGCTTAGATCTCATAACGAAGGGGGGCAAGATCATCTACGCGTTGTGACCAAAATAAAAG CCGGAGCTGTAGCTGTCTACGGCGCACCCA GATTATGCGAAGTGGTGGATCTCAAAACAATCTATGCGAATCACCAGCAAAAGTACCGCGTAAAGCGTGAACCCGTTCTGCTATGGCGGAGTGACGTTCTGGATTCGTCCCGGGAAACACTTATTTCTATTCGTCAAGTCAAGGCATCaactgggactgggactgtTTTCCCTTTCAAATCAATAAACTATTTCGAAGCGCAAGAATATGCACA TCCTGTACCACGGGTTGCAATCGGCAAGTTGGAGAACATAACAATTACGAATGATGATCGATCCATTTCATACAATCCTACTCAATTGTGCGACAAGCGTGTTAGTAGATGTGACCCTTGGACTCATTCGTGGATTCGGAGGGAAGTGGGCCCGCTTGGAAGTAAATCATCATTCCAAAGTACTATATGGAATCATCGGGCTGAGATGGATCCTCACATTATACTGAGCTTCAAAG GCTCCGCACTCTACTTGTACGGCGCTCCCAATGCCTATGCAGCGCGACCCCTTGCATCACAGCATGTTTGCATCAATAACATGTGTCGCGTGATTGATGTCGAGCAGGCATATCTTCATTCTCTGCGGGATACCGAGTCAACGAGCATTACAACAGCACAAAAGCCAAACAGCGTCCAGGGTGATACTGCATCCCTGTCGATACCACACCCTGAGCTTGAGCCTGTACTGATATGGAGTATAACTGGCTTGGACGATAAGATCCTGCACACCTTCCGACTAGCACTTGCCTCTATACCTGTTCCACTCAATGCCGAAATGACGTTTGCGAAGATATTGTATACAGAAGTCAGCTATCGGTATGGAAAAGAGCGGCCGGATCCTCCAGCTCCTAAACCAGATCACGCATACACGGGTCCACCACAGCCGCCCTACGCCATCAAGTGGAATCCTCTTGACCACAAGGCGCCGCCGCCTTTTTCGATAAATCCCTCGCCACCCCAAGGGTCCCTATCCCCATTATTACTTACTATCATTGTGCTTGTGGTACTATACGTTTGTTTGAGTTTAGGCCTTGGTCTTTGGCGTCATAAAGGGGATGAGACCCAGCCACTTCTGTCAAGTTCTCCCCCACACAGAGATCCTACACCTTCGTATTCTTATGAAACACCACGGGTACGTCTACCTCGTAGTCCTTCTACAGATGCTTTGAACGCTGCGGACGACCTTCCTGCGTACTCGTCAACGACATCTACTACTTCGGGTCAGCGGCGTTAA
- a CDS encoding VTS1 RNA-binding family SAM domain protein produces the protein MGDSARHSRSSIAVWSEKDVQEWMKDLGYPQYSEQIEQHRISGYILSLMDHEHLKDIGIKSVGQRLAILKAVYQLKVAHDIPLEPDGYIPPSEVVDELANEGITIQKLWVMMGEQNERIRRLESENQRLQDTMQVRSIAGVSMSGSQEQTGEMSLRKQPSFRWAPQGRPAQSPTRPTPEPVQESPRHSPRISEADPVTPSAKQPKPQPSLGDISLASSTLASSSVHAERPQGLTRNPSSQSITANIANPGVNGGKDSKPPSRDGEQNPYKSFKVTLDDPCWKVLPAALKKYRISDDWQNYAMFICYGNTDRCLSYDEKPLLLFQRLKDANKNPVFTLRHIKDIRSPIAVAQQKQAARSAQRRDSPDGATGSSLRVDNRVASPNMPAYSRNTRLHLPPVLQPISARAIAATANAAATPPLTTASAPAPHWPETDADRPRTGGDVSATPQLEGREGVVYSQTKTYAIAIYPYLAELDDEFDVSVHDAFIIIGRAKGWWVVQRDPTGMGVQDDTAKTSWVPAGCLLETSVPPALAVSEATRQRITDYGATDYRPILPMHLASTSFSGIALRPYSVKGDEELEVQRDEYVRVFKRYNHWSYAVKESNGERGWVPSWYIGKVANASPATPNTSALTSTSNAYDGMPDTANDRLHVNGHHATSPLTSPAFVTATAGRA, from the exons ATGGGAGACTCTGCTCGCCACTCGCGCTCCAGCATTGCTGTGTGGTCTGAAAAGGATGTGCAGGAATGGATGAAGGACCTGGGATATCCCCAGTATAGCGAGCAGATTGAGC AGCACCGTATATCAGGCTATATTCTCAGCCTCATGGACCATGAGCACCTCAAGGATATTGGAATAAAATCCGTGGGGCAGCGATTGGCGATTCTCAAGGCAGTTTACCAGCTCAAGGTCGCGCATGACATCCCTCTCGAACCTGATGGATACATCCCCCCTT CCGAGGTAGTCGATGAGCTCGCCAATGAGGGAATTACGATTCAAAAGCTATGGGTGATGATGGGAGAGCAAA ACGAACGCATACGAAGACTTGAGTCTGAGAACCAGCGATTGCAAGACACGATGCAA GTGCGATCGATTGCCGGCGTGTCCATGAGTGGCTCACAGGAGCAGACCGGAGAAATGTCTTTGCGAAAACAACCCTCGTTCCGCTGGGCTCCTCAAGGCCGCCCCGCCCAGTCGCCCACAAGGCCGACGCCGGAGCCAGTTCAGGAGTCGCCGCGGCATTCACCTCGCATCTCCGAGGCTGACCCTGTG ACACCCTCCGCCAAGCAGCCGAAACCTCAGCCATCGCTTGGGGATATTTCTCTTGCTAGCTCAACTCTTGCAAGCTCATCCGTTCATGCCGAGAGGCCCCAGGGTTTAACGCGGAACCCAAGCTCTCAGTCTATAACCGCCAACATCGCCAACCCTGGTGTCAATGGTGGGAAGGACAGCAAACCACCATCCAGAGATGGCGAACAAAACCCTTACAAGAGTTTCAAAGTTACCCTCGATGACCCCTGTTGGAAGGTTCTCCCTGCCGCCCTCAAGAAGTACCGAATCAGCGATGACTGGCAAAACTATGCCATGTTCATCTGTTACGGAAATACAG ATCGATGCCTTAGTTATGACGAGAAGCCTTTACTTCTTTTCCAGCGACTCAAAGATGCCAACAAAAACCCGGTCTTTACCCTGCGCCACATTAAAGACATCCGTTCTCCCATTGCTGTTGCTCAACAAAAGCAGGCTGCTCGCTCTGCTCAGCGCCGAGATTCTCCTGATGGCGCGACCGGCTCAAGTTTGCGTGTCGATAACCGGGTTGCCTCGCCTAACATGCCTGCCTACTCCCGAAATACAAGGCTACACCTGCCGCCGGTACTTCAACCCATTAGCGCTCGAGCAATTGCTGCTACTGCCAACGCAGCTGCAACACCACCTCTTACTACTGCAAGCGCGCCTGCGCCCCATTGGCCTGAGACCGATGCTGATCGTCCAAGAACAGGTGGTGATGTAAGCGCCACTCCACAGCTGGAGGGCAGAGAGGGTGTGGTTTACTCGCAGACCAAGACGTACGCAATTGCAATTTACCCATACTTGGCCGAACTGGATGACGAATTTGATGTTTCTGT ACACGACGCGTTTATTATAATTGGACGTGCTAAAGGTTGGTGGGTTGTTCAACGCGACCCGACGGGGATGGGCGTGCAGGATGACACCGCCAAAACCTCATGGGTCCCTGCTGGATGTTTGTTGGAGACCTCGGTACCTCCTGCTCTCGCAGTCTCGGAAGCGACAAGGCAACGCATCACTGACTATGGTGCGACGGACTACCGACCTATTCTGCCTATGCACCTTGCTTCGACTAGTTTTTCGGGTATTGCATTGAGGCCTTATAGCGTCAAGGGCGACGAAGAACTCGAGGTCCAAAGGGATGAGTATGTAAGGGTGTTCAAACGGTACAACCATTGGTCATAT GCTGTCAAAGAAAGCAATGGCGAACGTGGATGGGTTCCTTCTTGGTATATTGGAAAAGTTGCCAATGCATCCCCTGCAACACCCAACACGTCTGCATTGACCAGTACCAGCAATGCATATGACGGCATGCCAGACACCGCCAATGACCGATTGCACGTCAATGGCCACCACGCCACGTCGCCTCTTACTTCTCCTGCATTTGTTACAGCCACCGCTGGACGTGCATAA
- a CDS encoding WD40 domain-containing protein codes for MRLQETLLCALGPLSGSGAGHLALHDLKTGTTLATYKQNTSAVRNVSVVESQNGQGGYIISAQTDKPILNVYHFQKDQLAQRLVIPERPEQQMGAFISGRHVILPTSRLIKIFDNPSRQRIQVLKFTTDDAAIVSASDDSGVSVWSVASLVDNQLQHELPVPYCNLSDHTLPVLDVDHSVKIWNLSTPSHPLIGTFTFPYAMQMAAMDRAQRVIFAASAAGHVHRINLFKPDDNRRGMEAVTGDTRPSEAEITVGQPITSLCISFTSTYLLVGTASGSILIYDLESHQLLRTIATHKDKGLAIIYLQCMLKPIDHDTREKDPIPLKPVVPFQRTRDLKARETHQVMVMIPPRVEEAHTNSDSDELLAGQAYFLNPQSQSRRGGSGSNARVTELEEEVAQLRAALDQAKGINDSMWETMVNTLLPKSNPTPNETAGVDYMAVDPSPAGRKRARKTN; via the exons ATGAGACTTCAAGAAACTTTACTTTGTGCACTTGGTCCGCTCTCTGGCTCTGGAGCAGGTCACTTGGCTCTTCACGATCTCAAAACCGGCACAACTCTGGCTACGTACAAACAAAACACATCGGCCGTACGCAATGTCTCTGTAGTCGAGTCCCAAAATGGACAGGGCGGATACATTATCTCTGCTCAGACCGATAAGCCTATTTTGAATGTCTACCATTTTCAAAAG GACCAATTAGCACAACGTTTAGTCATTCCTGAACGG CCGGAACAGCAAATGGGCGCATTTATCTCTGGGAGGCACGTTATCTTACCTACTTCTCGACTAATTAAAATTTTTGACAATCCATCTCGGCA ACGTATACAAGTACTAAAATTTACAACGGACGATGCCGCAATCGTCTCAGCATCCGACGATTCGGGCGTGAGCGTTTGGAGTGTTGCCAG CTTAGTAGACAATCAATTGCAACATGAGTTGCCTGTACCTTACTGTAACCTCTCCGACCATACACTTCCTGTTTTGGACGTC GATCATTCCGTCAAG ATATGGAACCTAAGTACACCTTCACATCCGTTAATCGGAACATTCACCTTTCCCTATGCTATGCAAATGGCCGCTATGGACCGTGCTCAGCGGGTGATTTTCGCCGCATCAGCCGCAGGACATGTTCATCGGATTAACCTTTTCAAGCCGGATGATAATCGTCGTGGCATGGAAGCTGTCACTGGTGACACTCGTCCATCAGAGGCTGAAATAACAGTCGG ACAGCCTATCACATCCCTCTGCATATCGTTCACTTCTACCTATCTCTTGGTCGGCACCGCATCTGGCTCTATTCTTATCTATGATCTCGAATCTCACCAACTTTTGCGCACAATCGCAACGCACAAAGATAAAGGTCTAGCGATTATCTACTTGCAGTGTATGCTCAAACCAATAGACCACGACACAAGAGAAAAGGATCCAATTCCGTTAAAACCGGTCGTCCCGTTCCAGAGAACGAGGGATCTCAAAGCGCGGGAGACTCATCAAGTAATGGTAATGATTCCTCCCCGAGTCGAG GAGGCTCATACCAACTCCGACTCCGATGAACTCTTGGCTGGACAAGCTTACTTCCTGAACCCTCAGTCTCAATCGAGAAGAGGTGGATCTGGCTCGAATGCCCGAGTCACAGAACTTGAAGAGGAAGTTGCACAACTTCGCGCCGCGCTTGACCAAGCTAAAGGCATCAATGACTCAATGTGGGAGACTATGGTCAATACTCTGTTACCCAAAAGCAATCCTACTCCGAACGAAACAGCGGGAGTAGATTACATGGCAGTGGATCCAAGTCCAGCCGGAAGAAAACGAGCACGCAAAACAAATTAA
- a CDS encoding cyclin-dependent kinase, whose protein sequence is MDVVEKANSLTAKKWTKDSKIGEGTYAIVYKGREATTGRQIAIKKIKVGQMKEGLDQSAIREVRYLRELKHPNVIELLDVFSSKTNLNLVLEFLETDLEAVIKDRTNVFLPADIKSWMAMTLRGLEYCHRNWVLHRDLKPNNLLIAADGQLKIADFGLARDFTDPAQKMTCQVITRWYRPPELLYGARYYSTGVDMWSVGCIFAELMLRTPYLPGESDMDQLKTIFRALGTPTEEDWPGHTALPDYTSFGHFPKSPLKLLFSAASTEALDLLAKFLIYDPRKRISAYDGLHHPYFFVAPYPTHPSRLPKASTPLAPRPLPPDEIDGKDAAPGAKASSNKMGTKRKASGSHEERERSVPRKTLFT, encoded by the exons ATGGATGTTGTCG AAAAGGCAAACAGTCTTACCGCCAAAAAATGGACCAAGGACTCCAAAATTGGAGAGGGTACATATGCTATTGTTTACAAAG GACGCGAGGCCACTACTGGTCGACAAATAGCTATCAAAAAGATTAAAGTTGGTCAGATGAAGGAAGGACTCGATCAATCTGCGATCCGTGAAGTCCGCTACCTTCGTGAACTAAAACATCCAAATGTCATTGAA CTACTGGATGTCTTCTCCTCCAAGACCAACCTCAATCTCGTACTTGAATTCTTGGAGACCGATCTGGAAGCCGTCATTAAGGACCGAACCAATGTTTTCTTGCCCGCGGATATCAAGAGTTGGATGGCCATGACTCTGCGTGGGCTGGAGTACTGTCATAGGAATTGGGTGCTGCACCGA GATCTGAAGCCCAATAACTTGCTAATTGCCGCTGACGGACAGCTCAAGATAGCCGACTTTGGTCTAGCCCGTGACTTTACAGACCCGGCCCAAAAAATGACATGTCAAGTTATCACTCG GTGGTACCGACCACCCGAACTCCTGTACGGAGCTCGATACTACAGTACTGGGGTAGACATGTGGAGTGTTGGTTGTATCTTTGCCGAATTGATGTTGCGCACGCCGTATCTGCCCGGAGAAAGCGACATGGACCAACTTAAAACCATATTCCGAGCTCTGGGTACTCCCACGGAAGAAGATTGGCCT GGCCATACGGCTTTACCCGACTATACGTCGTTCGGACATTTTCCCAAGTCCCCACTCAAATTGCTGTTTAGTGCCGCGAGCACAGAGGCTCTTGACTTGCTTGCTAAGTTTCTGATTTATGATCCGAGAAAGCGGATTAGTGCTTATGAT GGACTACACCATCCATACTTTTTCGTTGCCCCCTATCCAACCCATCCTTCACGACTTCCTAAAGCCTCAACACCTCTTGCACCTCGCCCCCTGCCTCCCGACGAAATCGATGGCAAAGATGCGGCACCAGGCGCCAAAGCAAGTAGCAACAAAATGGGAACAAAGCGTAAAGCGTCTGGAAGCCACGAAGAACGCGAACGCTCCGTCCCTCGCAAGACACTGTTCACATAA
- a CDS encoding E3 ubiquitin-protein ligase MARCH6 — protein sequence MDSDRNVDITEVDTCRICSAPAEEDQPLFYPCKCSGTIRYIHQDCLTTWLAHSKKRSCDVCKYEYGFTKVYKNDMPDRLPAELFLRKLSLQMAKVLITSLRLVMISVIWLAILPYLTLWVWRFYFWTGEALAHWVVGRELPDKTPPPPAHPSSSANDTQTPLPSRPLWATFLPHDLGADIFKGQIITIAVVIVFLTIFLLREWIIQNARPGVFGDEEPDVVAAAPDLIPPQEAVAGVGAPIQEQHMALQDALRAAEILARQELEAEELRNPPDEDLHLREALPDILSSSEEDPEENDSVSIVSHPDIISMSSGFGAEEGQLEETAVPALGIDDTLSESLVATRRVEREPSAGDLDPIPSSTRTNGSSDTIFGASTRLGETGSESLAYSIESSLDGSRPVASLGEFHFTLPAPHPASPQDSPLNIPLPDSPMEARPDPFRTFSTDSASTASTSVTRAPRAIKPLPAGPSKRMTSSTPAFKGTKEFDDFRFSFSSTPPTLSQSSSRPSSRPPLPPSTPGLDEPVPATDSPHVALYRPPEDMTSEPGYFDDRLPLASSGLATEVAYMERLGMEQNEDEMPHRPLTSGEPDEEMPALVAYDDVPERLVEDVPQPMVEAAEDQAARQRVLAELEQRVAQIPRAPPVEEEDEEDAQDVEPMGDDDMDGALEAIGMRGPITTVFQNVFLMIFIIDLAIAVGIWVPFTMGKTTALLFLQPADILVLIRFPILAVRIMTDPIVDGLLFLVNLLLRPLKWAITRILPFTLSVPKPPAAVSPTPQTVLNLTAIQNTAYRYWDRLLAHSRAAADPSVPQPSPTNVVERIVFHLPAPSMQSLEQAESRFAALGRTVRLFSHAFARRWQQLATADGTSERAFAICLGYIVLCMIMGIYLGALNAGAVRGAARALRNAVKQQLIVVKVALFIGLELLVFPTGCGVVLDIATLPLFESATLAGRIAFYDSAPLTAFFCHWLLGTIFMYQFALTLGACRAVMRPGAMWFIKDPQDASFSPIRDILDKRVLTQLRKLAVSAVMYTVVIVVAVGSVVYTIRYAYIFSGILPLRGNMREPLSEIPVDLLFLHLVMPPTVKRLTIGSWMKARLEVWWKFMARQLRLSSFMFNQLHADELQRESRGLRPMNGPAETWTIPSDEHLYGRWLRVPKSDNIAFLRDQPVLIEVNHAGQAVRPRGEEVMAQQDEETRRAGRTPEQDYIIVHVPPYFGLRCLALVMLLWITAAWITVTGTVGPILLGRWLLSTIAHKSNVHDGYSLVVGWYVLWGLWRAYRSQVRSWASALVWVANVLCIGIGMGVVMPILVAVTLQMYVVLPLRLWWNPETVPVLRIAEDWALGLVLMKIGWQTWRLRARVPAQAPVGEVARVEDGGDEPDEADRRMEDLGRAMEQIIRAGLTNPDAVAAIRTFVAPVCGGLVLVIGAPGAIVWALGRMYGAPVGGDDVLLSLVYPGIFCGTAAVGLWKAGSRAAKKWLQGVRDDEFLVEMRLKNLEPQVAKQ from the exons ATGGACTCAGATCGGAATGTCGACATAA CCGAGGTCGACACTTGTCGTATTTGCAGTGCACCAGCAGAGGAAGATCAGCCACTCTTCTATCCTTGCAAGTGCTCAGGCACGATTCGCTATATTCACCAAGATTG CTTGACCACATGGCTAGCTCACAGTAAGAAACGCTCGTGTGATGTGTGCAAATATGAATATGGCTTCACTAAAG TATACAAGAATGATATGCCCGACCGGCTCCCAGCCGAGCTATTCCTAAGAAAGCTATCTCTTCAAATGGCCAAAGTTCTCATTACGTCGCTGCGACTTGTCATGATATCCGTAATATGGCTCGCCATATTGCCCTATTTGACGCTATGGGTCTGGAGGTTTTATTTTTGGACCGGTGAAGCATT GGCCCACTGGGTGGTTGGGCGAGAACTACCTGATAAAACGCCCCCTCCACCAGCACATCCTTCGTCGTCGGCCAATGATACACAGACTCCTCTCCCTTCACGGCCTCTTTGGGCTACCTTTTTGCCTCATGACCTCGGGGCCGATATTTTCAAAGGACAGATCATTACCATTGCAGTTGTCATCGTTTTTCTCACTATCTTCCTTCTTCGAGAATGGATCATTCAGAATGCGCGCCCCGGAGTTTTTGGAGACGAAGAGCCTGATGTTGTGGCGGCGGCTCCGGATCTTATTCCTCCACAGGAGGCAGTGGCGGGAGTTGGAGCACCCATCCAAGAACAGCACATGGCCCTCCAGGATGCTCTTCGAGCTGCAGAAATACTCGCTCGACAAGAGTTAGAGGCAGAAGAATTGCGAAATCCTCCCGACGAGGATCTACATCTGCGTGAGGCACTGCCTGATATTCTAAGCTCGTCTGAAGAGGATCCAGAAGAAAATGATTCTGTAAGCATAGTCAGCCACCCAGATATAATATCAATGTCCAGTGGTTTTGGAGCGGAGGAAGGCCAACTTGAAGAGACAGCGG TCCCAGCCCTTGGAATTGACGACACTCTGTCTGAGAGTTTGGTGGCTACCCGGCGCGTGGAACGAGAACCTTCTGCTGGGGATCTAGATCCGATT CCCTCTTCAACAAGGACCAACGGATCAAGTGACACCATATTTGGAGCATCCACAAGGCTCGGGGAGA CTGGCTCCGAGTCGCTTGCTTATTCGATTGAATCATCACTCGATGGAAGTCGGCCAGTTG CCAGCTTAGGAGAGTTTCACTTTACATTACCTGCACCACATCCCGCATCCCCTCAGGATAGCCCACTCAATATCCCCCTTCCTGATTCTCCGATGGAGGCTCGCCCCGATCCTTTCAGGACGTTTTCCACAGACTCTGCATCAACTGCTTCGACATCtg TAACTCGAGCTCCACGAGCCATTAAGCCATTACCAGCAGGGCCGTCAAAACGAATGACTTCCTCTACTCCCGCATTCAAGGGCACCAAGGAATTCGACGACTTCAGATTTAGCTTTTCTTCTACCCCACCTACCCTCTCCCAAAGCAGCTCTCGCCCTTCCTCCAGGCCACCCTTACCACCTAGCACGCCTGGCCTCGACGAACCAGTTCCAGCGACCGATTCACCACATGTTGCTCTCTATCGACCTCCTGAGGATATGACCTCTGAACCGGGTTACTTTGACGACCGTTTGCCTTTGGCCTCGTCGGGGTTGGCCACAGAAGTAGCTTACATGGAGAGACTGGGAATGGAGCAAAATGAAGACGAGATGCCACACAGACCATTGACATCAGGGGAGCCGGACGAAGAGATGCCCGCTCTCGTAGCGTACGATGATGTACCAGAGAGGCTGGTTGAGGACGTCCCACAGCCGATGGTTGAGGCGGCTGAAGATCAAGCAGCGCGACAACGAGTATTGGCAGAGTTGGAGCAAAGGGTTGCACAGATACCTCGTGCCCCTCCTGTTGAGgaggaagatgaagaagatGCCCAGGATGTAGAGCCTATGGGTGACGATGATATGGACGGAGCCTTGGAAG CGATTGGAATGCGTGGACCTATAACGACCGTGTTCCAGAACGTTTTCCTGATGATTTTTATTATCGATCTTGCTATTGCAGTTGGGATTTGGGTGCCTTTTACAATGGGGAAGACGACTGCGCTTTTATTC TTACAGCCAGCAGACATACTCGTGCTCATTCGATTTCCGATTTTAGCTGTGCGCATAATGACAGATCCTATAGTGGATGGATTATTGTTCCTTGTCAACCTCCTCCTTCGTCCATTAAAGTGGGCGATCACACGCATACTTCCGTTTACGCTTTCAGTTCCCAAGCCACCGGCTGCAGTATCTCCGACCCCTCAAACAGTCTTGAATCTTACTGCGATACAAAACACAGCATACCGCTATTGGGACAGGCTTCTCGCACATTCTCGTGCAGCTGCAGATCCCTCAGTCCCCCAGCCTTCTCCAACAAATGTGGTCGAACGTATCGTATTCCATCTCCCTGCACCTTCCATGCAATCTCTGGAACAAGCAGAGTCGCGATTTGCTGCACTTGGCCGAACCGTGCGATTATTTTCACATGCCTTTGCTCGGAGATGGCAGCAACTGGCGACCGCGGATGGGACCTCTGAACGTGCGTTCGCAATATGCTTAGGATATATAGTTCTCTGCATGATTATGGGCATTTATTTGGGCGCACTCAATGCGGGGGCCGTTCGAGGGGCTGCTCGAGCCCTGCGAAATGCGGTGAAGCAGCAGCTGATAGTCGTAAAG GTTGCGCTCTTTATCGGCCTTGAATTACTGGTCTTCCCAACTGGGTGCGGGGTCGTCTTAGATATCGCGACGCTGCCGCTGTTCGAGTCGGCCACGTTGGCGGGCAGGATCGCGTTCTACGACTCTGCCCCACTGACCGCGTTCTTTTGCCATTGGCTACTGGGTACGATAT TTATGTATCAATTTGCGCTTACGTTGGGGGCATGTCGGGCGGTGATGCGGCCCGGAGCTATGTGGTTCATCAA GGATCCGCAAGATGCATCTTTCTCACCCATACGCGATATCCTCGATAAACGTGTGTTAACGCAACTCCGAAAACTCGCGGTAAGCGCGGTGATGTACACCGTCGTGATCGTGGTCGCGGTCGGTAGCGTCGTATATACCATCCGCTATGCATACATCTTCTCCGGTATTCTGCCGCTACGGGGAAATATGCG GGAGCCCCTTTCGGAGATTCCCGTCGACTTGCTGTTCCTCCACTTGGTCATGCCCCCAACGGTCAAGCGCCTAACAATTGGGAGCTGGATGAAGGCGCGACTAGAAGTATGGTGGAAATTTATGGCGCGGCAGCTCAGGTTATCATCGTTCATGTTCAATCAGCTACATGCAGATGAACTCCAACGCGAATCGAGGGGTCTACGACCGATGAATGGGCCCGCTGAAACCTGGACGATTCCTTCAGATGAGCACCTCTATGGCAGATGGCTACGCGTTCCCAAGAGCGATAACATTGCTTTCTTGCGTGACCAACCTGTACTGATTGAAGTCAATCATGCGGGGCAGGCCGTACGACCACGCGGAGAAGAAGTCATGGCTCAACAAGACGAAGAGACTCGTCGCGCAGGACGCACACCCGAGCAAGACTACATCATTGTTCACGTTCCACCCTACTTTGGGCTTCGCTGCTTGGCACTGGTCATGTTGCTTTGGATTACAGCAGCGTGGATCACCGTTACAGGAACCGTTGGACCCATCCTGCTAGGACGCTGGTTACTATCTACAATTGCTCATAAATCCAACGTGCATGACGGTTACTCACTTGTCGTAGGCTGGTATGTCCTCTGGGGTCTTTGGCGAGCCTATCGCTCCCAAGTCCGTTCCTGGGCCTCAGCTCTGGTCTGGGTAGCCAATGTCCTCTGCATTGGGATTGGCATGGGGGTCGTAATGCCCATCCTCGTGGCTGTGACGCTCCAGATGTATGTTGTCCTACCGCTACGTCTGTGGTGGAACCCCGAAACAGTGCCCGTGCTTCGAATCGCCGAGGACTGGGCGCTCGGACTCGTATTGATGAAAATTGGATGGCAAACCTGGAGATTAAGGGCCCGTGTACCCGCTCAGGCACCAGTTGGTGAAGTAGCCAGGGTTGAAGACGGTGGCGACGAACCAGACGAAGCGGATCGACGGATGGAAGATCTTGGTAGAGCCATGGAGCAG ATTATTCGTGCAGGTCTGACGAACCCAGACGCGGTCGCCGCAATTCGAACATTTGTTGCACCTGTTTGCGGCGGATTGGTGCTTGTGATCGGGGCACCTGGAGCAATTGTGTGGGCGTTGGGGAGAATGTATGGTGCACCCGTGGGTGGTGATGACGTGTTGC TATCTCTCGTTTACCCCGGGATTTTCTGCGGGACAGCGGCGGTGGGGCTCTGGAAGGCTGGTAGCCGGGCGGCCAAAAAGTGGCTACAAGGCGTGCGGGACGATGAGTTCCTGGTTGAGATGCGGTTGAAAAATCTCGAGCCCCAGGTGGCAAAGCAGTAG